A region from the Hypericibacter adhaerens genome encodes:
- a CDS encoding Mth938-like domain-containing protein: protein MDMTPLIPAGRQIVESYGHRRFRVSGTLHEGSVLVFPDRTLAWPVAEAAGANPENLLTVSEAGRAGAIELLLLGCGLKMTLVPSSLRAALREAGVVIEPMDTGAACRTYNVLMAEGRRVAAALVAVE, encoded by the coding sequence ATGGACATGACCCCGCTCATTCCCGCCGGCCGCCAGATCGTCGAGAGCTACGGTCACCGACGGTTTCGCGTTTCCGGCACGCTCCATGAAGGGTCGGTGCTGGTCTTTCCCGACCGCACGCTCGCCTGGCCGGTGGCCGAGGCGGCCGGCGCCAATCCCGAGAACCTGCTGACCGTGAGCGAGGCGGGCCGGGCCGGCGCCATCGAGCTGCTGCTGCTGGGCTGCGGGCTTAAGATGACGCTGGTGCCCTCGAGCCTGCGCGCGGCGCTCAGGGAGGCGGGCGTGGTCATCGAGCCGATGGATACGGGCGCTGCCTGCCGCACCTACAACGTGCTGATGGCCGAGGGCCGCCGGGTTGCCGCGGCGCTGGTCGCGGTCGAATAG
- a CDS encoding urate hydroxylase PuuD, whose product MQSILSSLRNTVIAGFVLTVIVIVIAAIVGGAAFTLPSFDHGWFAFLFRWLHVISGIMWIGHLWYFNFTQIPTMPKIPDEQKPAIGKFIAPVALFWFRWGAMATIVTGLILAAMNGYIGDAIALGITDGGVSTPIGIGMWLGAIMWFNVWFIIWPNQKKALGIVEADADTKKKAARTAMLFSRTNTLLSIPMLYCMIAQSHGGFV is encoded by the coding sequence ATGCAGAGCATTCTATCGTCATTGAGAAATACCGTGATCGCCGGCTTCGTGCTGACGGTCATCGTCATCGTCATCGCTGCCATCGTGGGCGGAGCGGCCTTCACATTGCCGTCCTTCGACCATGGCTGGTTCGCCTTCCTGTTCCGTTGGCTCCATGTGATCAGCGGCATCATGTGGATCGGCCATCTCTGGTATTTCAACTTCACCCAGATCCCGACCATGCCGAAGATCCCGGACGAGCAAAAGCCGGCCATCGGCAAGTTCATCGCCCCGGTCGCGCTGTTCTGGTTCCGCTGGGGCGCCATGGCGACCATCGTCACCGGCCTGATCCTGGCGGCGATGAACGGCTATATCGGCGACGCGATCGCGCTCGGCATCACCGATGGCGGCGTCAGCACGCCGATCGGCATCGGCATGTGGCTGGGCGCCATCATGTGGTTCAACGTCTGGTTCATCATCTGGCCGAACCAGAAGAAGGCGCTGGGCATCGTCGAGGCGGACGCGGACACGAAGAAGAAGGCCGCCCGCACCGCGATGCTGTTCTCGCGCACCAACACGCTGCTGTCGATCCCGATGCTCTACTGCATGATCGCGCAGTCCCACGGCGGCTTCGTGTAA
- a CDS encoding phytoene/squalene synthase family protein, producing MPPSDKAGLSYCGALLRRHDPDRYLTALFAPASARESLFALYAFNLEIARTREAVREPMMGRIRLQWWRDAVAEAAAGKPYRHEILEPLAEAIRERSLSPAWFERLIETREQDLEGAPPADMQALLAYAEGSSAALTWLALETLGGAAGRAPAAIEAGRKLGVAWALTGLLRAVPHHARQRQLHLPADLLARHEVRAEDLLELRQPPGLTSVVREIAEEAARQLEAARQAGRGLPRSMLPALLPGTLADLYLKRLERAGYDPYAPSVQTAPPGRVWRLTWRRMRGRF from the coding sequence TTGCCGCCGTCTGACAAGGCCGGGTTGAGCTATTGCGGCGCCTTGCTGCGCCGCCACGATCCAGACCGTTACCTGACGGCGCTGTTCGCGCCGGCATCGGCTCGCGAGTCACTGTTCGCCCTCTACGCCTTCAACCTCGAGATCGCGCGCACCCGCGAGGCGGTCCGCGAGCCGATGATGGGCCGCATCCGGCTGCAATGGTGGCGCGACGCCGTGGCGGAAGCGGCGGCCGGGAAGCCCTACCGGCACGAGATCCTCGAGCCCCTGGCCGAGGCCATCCGGGAGCGGTCGCTGAGTCCGGCCTGGTTCGAGCGGCTGATCGAGACGCGGGAGCAGGATCTCGAAGGCGCGCCGCCTGCCGATATGCAGGCGCTGCTTGCCTATGCGGAAGGAAGCTCGGCGGCCCTGACATGGCTCGCCCTCGAAACGCTGGGAGGTGCCGCGGGCCGCGCGCCGGCGGCGATCGAAGCGGGCCGCAAGCTTGGAGTCGCCTGGGCCCTGACCGGTCTCCTGCGCGCCGTGCCGCACCATGCGCGCCAGCGCCAGCTCCATCTGCCGGCAGACCTGCTGGCGCGCCACGAGGTGCGCGCCGAGGATCTGCTGGAACTGCGCCAGCCGCCCGGCCTGACCTCGGTGGTGCGGGAGATCGCGGAGGAGGCGGCCCGCCAGCTGGAGGCGGCCCGACAGGCGGGAAGGGGATTGCCGCGCAGCATGCTGCCGGCCCTGCTGCCCGGCACGCTTGCGGATCTCTATCTCAAGCGGCTGGAGCGGGCGGGCTACGATCCTTATGCCCCATCCGTGCAGACGGCGCCCCCGGGGCGCGTCTGGCGGTTGACCTGGCGCCGGATGCGGGGGCGGTTCTAG
- the trmFO gene encoding methylenetetrahydrofolate--tRNA-(uracil(54)-C(5))-methyltransferase (FADH(2)-oxidizing) TrmFO, giving the protein MRNNLVRDNPVHVVGAGLAGSEAAWQLARAGVPVMLHEMRPLRATDAHKTDRFAELVCSNSLRSDDAETNAVGLLHEEMRRAGSLILAAADAHKLPAGGALAVDRDLFAARVTARLEAEPLVTIERGEIAGLPPEDWRNVIIATGPLTSPALAEAIRRLSGEESLAFFDAIAPIVHRDSIDMGKAWFQSRYDKPGPGGSGADYINCALEKPEYLAFIAALLAGEKGDFKEWEKNTPYFEGCLPIEVMAERGPNTLRFGPMKPVGLTNPRADRPPYAVVQLRQDNALGTLFNIVGFQTKLKYAEQVRIFRMIPGLEQAEFARLGGLHRNTFINSPKLLDPELRLKAMPALRFAGQVTGVEGYVESAAIGLVAGRFAAAQALGIATEPPPPTTALGALLGHITGGADAASFQPMNVNFGLFPPAPITSVGKRAKAERKPAMVARARADLAAWLARDQLHPLPASA; this is encoded by the coding sequence ATGAGAAACAATCTGGTCAGAGACAATCCTGTCCATGTGGTGGGCGCCGGCCTGGCCGGCAGCGAGGCGGCCTGGCAGCTCGCTCGGGCCGGAGTGCCGGTGATGCTGCACGAGATGCGGCCCCTGCGGGCGACCGACGCTCACAAGACCGACCGGTTCGCCGAGCTGGTCTGCTCCAACTCGCTACGCTCGGACGATGCCGAAACCAACGCGGTCGGGCTGCTGCATGAGGAGATGCGCCGTGCCGGCTCCCTGATCCTGGCAGCGGCCGACGCTCACAAGCTGCCGGCCGGCGGTGCGCTCGCGGTCGATCGCGACCTGTTCGCCGCCAGGGTGACGGCGCGTCTCGAGGCCGAGCCGCTGGTGACCATCGAGCGGGGGGAGATCGCCGGCCTGCCGCCCGAAGATTGGCGGAATGTCATCATCGCCACGGGCCCCCTCACCTCGCCCGCGCTGGCCGAGGCGATCCGCCGGCTCTCCGGCGAGGAATCCCTCGCCTTCTTCGACGCGATCGCCCCCATCGTCCATCGCGACAGCATCGACATGGGGAAGGCCTGGTTCCAGTCGCGCTACGACAAGCCGGGCCCTGGCGGCAGCGGCGCCGACTACATCAATTGCGCGCTGGAGAAGCCCGAATATCTCGCCTTCATCGCGGCCCTGCTCGCCGGCGAGAAAGGCGATTTCAAGGAGTGGGAGAAGAACACGCCCTATTTCGAGGGCTGCCTCCCGATCGAGGTCATGGCGGAGCGCGGGCCCAACACGCTGCGCTTCGGCCCGATGAAGCCCGTGGGCCTGACCAACCCCCGCGCCGACCGACCGCCCTATGCCGTGGTGCAGCTGCGCCAGGACAATGCGCTGGGCACGCTCTTCAACATCGTGGGCTTCCAGACCAAGCTCAAATATGCCGAGCAGGTCCGCATCTTCCGCATGATCCCGGGCCTGGAGCAGGCGGAGTTCGCGCGCCTCGGCGGCCTGCACCGCAACACCTTCATCAACAGCCCGAAGCTGCTCGATCCCGAGCTGCGGCTGAAGGCGATGCCCGCCTTGCGCTTCGCCGGACAGGTGACCGGCGTGGAAGGCTATGTCGAGAGCGCCGCCATCGGCCTCGTCGCCGGCCGCTTCGCCGCGGCGCAGGCGCTGGGCATCGCCACCGAGCCGCCGCCGCCGACCACGGCCCTGGGCGCCCTCCTCGGCCATATCACCGGCGGCGCCGATGCCGCGAGCTTCCAGCCGATGAACGTGAATTTCGGCCTGTTCCCGCCGGCCCCCATCACCTCGGTCGGCAAGCGCGCCAAGGCCGAACGCAAGCCCGCGATGGTGGCCCGTGCCCGCGCGGATCTCGCGGCCTGGCTGGCGCGCGATCAATTGCACCCACTGCCAGCCAGCGCCTGA
- a CDS encoding RidA family protein, with the protein MTRFLNPSGVVKPFSKYSQVAEVPGNCRWVHISGQVGATAEGKLLEGFEEQARQTWHNIIGCLDAVDMDVGDIVKVNHFLTRASDVAASREIRDEMLDGHTPTSTLLVVTALAHPALLVEIEVIAAKPESGRSAKAAAAEKAPATEAPPKSKSKR; encoded by the coding sequence ATGACCAGGTTTCTCAATCCGAGCGGCGTGGTGAAGCCGTTCAGCAAATACAGCCAGGTGGCCGAGGTGCCCGGGAACTGCCGCTGGGTGCATATCTCCGGGCAGGTCGGCGCCACGGCCGAAGGCAAGCTGCTCGAAGGGTTCGAGGAGCAGGCGCGCCAGACTTGGCACAACATCATCGGCTGCCTCGATGCCGTCGACATGGATGTGGGCGACATCGTGAAGGTGAATCACTTCCTCACGCGGGCCTCCGACGTGGCGGCCTCGCGCGAGATCCGGGACGAGATGCTGGACGGCCACACGCCCACCTCGACCCTGCTGGTGGTCACCGCCCTGGCGCATCCGGCGCTGCTGGTGGAGATCGAGGTGATCGCGGCCAAGCCCGAGAGCGGCAGATCCGCCAAGGCTGCGGCGGCGGAGAAGGCGCCCGCCACGGAAGCGCCCCCGAAATCGAAATCCAAGCGTTGA
- a CDS encoding glutathione S-transferase family protein encodes MYRLYWTPGSAAMAPQALLIELGVPYELQLVDPAKGDTRSPDYLKLNPHARVPTLVEGEMVMYEAAAIMLYLCERHPGAELAPAPGTFQRPLFLQWMVYLTNTLQEELSRWWHPERSVGPDERHHKLALEMAERNLDPMWRFLDDRLARHGPYLLGDRFSAADIYLAMLARWSRNCAKPAAGFPALGRFIASVKSRPAYARMLEQQGIAQ; translated from the coding sequence TTGTACCGTCTCTATTGGACGCCCGGCTCCGCCGCCATGGCGCCCCAAGCCCTGTTGATCGAGCTGGGCGTTCCCTACGAGCTGCAGCTCGTCGATCCCGCGAAGGGAGACACGCGCAGCCCGGACTATCTGAAGCTCAATCCCCATGCGCGCGTGCCGACCCTGGTCGAAGGCGAGATGGTGATGTACGAGGCCGCCGCCATCATGCTCTATCTCTGCGAGCGCCATCCGGGCGCCGAGCTCGCGCCCGCGCCCGGCACCTTCCAGCGGCCCTTGTTCCTGCAATGGATGGTCTATCTCACCAACACGCTGCAGGAGGAGCTCAGCCGCTGGTGGCATCCCGAGCGATCGGTGGGACCGGACGAGCGCCATCACAAGCTGGCGCTGGAGATGGCGGAACGCAATCTCGACCCGATGTGGCGCTTCCTCGACGACCGCCTTGCGCGGCACGGGCCCTATCTGCTGGGCGACCGCTTCAGCGCGGCCGACATCTATCTGGCGATGCTCGCGCGCTGGTCGCGCAACTGCGCGAAGCCCGCGGCGGGCTTTCCGGCGCTCGGCCGCTTCATCGCGAGCGTGAAATCGCGCCCTGCCTATGCCCGGATGCTCGAGCAGCAGGGCATCGCGCAATAG
- a CDS encoding MHYT domain-containing protein, with product MPVTHEPWLVALSLAVAIQGSYVGLSLAVRLSAAEGVRRRLRLAGASLSLGVGIWSMHFVGMLAAQLPGTVDFLVFPTLLSFLVCVIVVGLALVAASFGRPTPLRIAAAAVFMGLGIASMHYIGMTALHRSLHLHHDWRLIAASVVIAIAASSLALWLGFGARRHPPLIVSATALGLAIAGMHYTAMAGLEVEPMTMGAALLPPALSVDLLAIVVAVVAFLVSGIFLLTLVPDRGRVMGETAPGLPIGEDALSPPTSSAAAGPMGPAPLGGVGGPPRRVATRIPVERAGVTQLIAPDEVFAVHANAHYTYLFNGTDDLFCSLSISEIETRLDPARFARVHRSHIVALDRIVAIRRVGDTGHVELAGGARRTVPVSRSKLASLRAQVQGRVPEPQNAAQ from the coding sequence ATGCCAGTCACGCATGAGCCGTGGTTGGTGGCGTTGTCGCTCGCTGTCGCCATCCAGGGCAGCTATGTCGGCTTGAGCTTGGCCGTAAGGCTGAGTGCGGCCGAAGGGGTGCGCCGTCGGCTGCGGCTGGCGGGTGCCTCGCTCTCGCTCGGCGTCGGCATCTGGTCGATGCATTTCGTCGGCATGCTCGCGGCACAGCTGCCGGGCACCGTCGACTTCCTGGTTTTCCCGACGCTGCTTTCCTTCCTGGTCTGCGTGATCGTGGTCGGGCTGGCGCTGGTGGCGGCGAGCTTCGGACGACCGACACCGCTGCGCATCGCCGCGGCGGCGGTGTTCATGGGGCTCGGTATCGCTTCCATGCACTATATCGGCATGACCGCGTTGCATCGCAGCCTGCATCTCCATCATGACTGGAGGCTGATCGCCGCGAGCGTGGTCATCGCCATCGCGGCCTCGTCCCTGGCGCTCTGGCTGGGCTTCGGCGCGCGGCGCCATCCGCCCCTGATCGTCTCGGCGACGGCGCTCGGCCTCGCCATCGCGGGCATGCACTACACCGCCATGGCCGGGCTCGAGGTCGAGCCGATGACCATGGGGGCCGCCTTGCTGCCGCCGGCCCTGTCGGTGGATCTGCTGGCCATCGTCGTGGCGGTCGTGGCCTTCCTGGTCTCCGGGATCTTCCTGCTGACCCTGGTGCCGGATCGCGGCCGGGTCATGGGCGAAACGGCGCCGGGGCTGCCGATCGGGGAGGACGCCCTCAGCCCGCCGACGTCTTCGGCAGCGGCAGGCCCGATGGGGCCGGCACCCCTCGGCGGGGTAGGAGGTCCGCCCAGGCGGGTCGCGACCCGCATCCCGGTGGAACGTGCAGGTGTCACCCAGCTCATCGCGCCAGACGAGGTCTTCGCGGTTCATGCGAACGCCCATTACACCTACCTGTTCAATGGGACGGACGACCTGTTCTGCAGCCTGTCGATCAGCGAGATCGAAACCCGCCTGGATCCCGCCCGGTTCGCCCGGGTGCATCGTAGCCATATCGTCGCTCTCGACCGGATCGTGGCGATCCGGCGGGTCGGCGATACCGGCCATGTGGAGCTGGCCGGGGGCGCCCGGCGCACGGTGCCGGTGAGCCGGTCCAAGCTCGCCAGCCTCAGGGCCCAGGTCCAGGGCCGGGTTCCCGAGCCTCAGAACGCCGCCCAATAG
- a CDS encoding FAD binding domain-containing protein, giving the protein MIPGSFAYHRPKSAQEAVNLLAQLGEDARPIAGGHSLIPMMKLRLAKPAHLVDLGRIGDLKFIREEGGAILLGAMTTQHELIASDRLAKALPILREAALLIADPQVRYQGTIGGNVANGDPGNDMPALMQCLDASYQILGKGRERQVKARDFYQGAYFTALEPGEIVTSVRIPVPPAGHGYAYEKLKRKVGDYATAAAAIVLTLQGGTCRSASIGLTNLSETPLYADAAAVALVGSDLGGAALDKAVAAAEAQVSPVADGRGSVEYRRRMAGVMVRRAVLRAKSRAS; this is encoded by the coding sequence GTGATACCAGGCAGCTTTGCCTACCACCGGCCGAAATCCGCCCAGGAGGCGGTCAATCTGCTGGCCCAGCTGGGCGAAGACGCCCGGCCCATTGCCGGCGGCCACAGCCTGATCCCGATGATGAAGCTCCGGCTCGCCAAGCCGGCGCATCTGGTCGATCTGGGTCGGATCGGCGATCTCAAGTTCATCCGGGAAGAGGGTGGCGCCATCCTCCTCGGCGCCATGACCACCCAGCACGAGTTGATCGCCTCGGACCGGCTGGCGAAGGCGCTGCCGATCCTGCGCGAGGCGGCGCTGCTGATCGCCGACCCGCAGGTGCGCTACCAGGGCACGATCGGCGGCAATGTCGCCAATGGCGACCCCGGCAACGACATGCCCGCCCTGATGCAATGCCTCGATGCCAGCTACCAGATCCTCGGCAAGGGCAGGGAGCGCCAGGTGAAGGCGCGCGATTTCTACCAGGGCGCTTATTTCACCGCGCTGGAGCCGGGCGAGATCGTGACCTCGGTCCGCATCCCGGTCCCACCGGCGGGCCACGGCTATGCCTATGAGAAACTGAAGCGCAAGGTCGGCGACTATGCGACCGCGGCCGCCGCGATCGTGTTGACGCTGCAGGGCGGAACTTGCAGGTCCGCCTCGATCGGCCTCACCAACTTGTCGGAGACGCCGCTCTACGCCGATGCCGCCGCTGTGGCACTGGTCGGCAGCGATCTCGGCGGTGCGGCGCTCGACAAGGCCGTCGCCGCGGCCGAGGCGCAGGTGTCGCCGGTCGCCGACGGGCGCGGGTCGGTCGAGTATCGCCGGCGCATGGCCGGCGTCATGGTCCGCCGCGCGGTGCTGCGCGCCAAGTCGCGCGCATCCTGA
- a CDS encoding (2Fe-2S)-binding protein produces the protein MAKSQISLTINGRSVDALVEPRMLLVHFLREQQNLTGTHIGCETSHCGACTVDLDGRSVKSCTIFAVQADGAAVTTIEGMAKPDGTLHALQEGFREKHGLQCGYCTPGMIMRAHRLLQEIPNPTDEQIRWGISGNICRCTGYQNIVKAIRYAADKLNGAVTKEAAE, from the coding sequence ATGGCAAAAAGCCAGATCAGTCTGACCATCAACGGCCGCAGCGTCGATGCGCTGGTCGAGCCGCGCATGCTGCTGGTGCATTTTCTGCGCGAGCAGCAGAACCTGACCGGGACCCATATCGGCTGCGAGACCTCGCATTGCGGGGCTTGCACCGTCGATCTCGACGGACGTTCGGTCAAATCTTGCACCATCTTCGCGGTCCAAGCCGACGGCGCCGCGGTCACCACGATCGAGGGCATGGCCAAGCCCGACGGCACGCTGCACGCGCTGCAGGAAGGCTTCCGCGAGAAGCACGGCCTGCAATGCGGCTATTGCACGCCGGGCATGATCATGCGGGCCCACCGCCTGCTGCAGGAGATCCCCAACCCGACCGACGAGCAGATCCGCTGGGGCATCTCGGGCAATATTTGCCGTTGCACCGGTTATCAGAACATCGTGAAGGCAATCCGCTACGCCGCCGACAAGCTCAACGGCGCCGTCACCAAGGAGGCCGCGGAATGA
- a CDS encoding aerobic carbon-monoxide dehydrogenase large subunit: MNEMSPTRSEREAKLEGMGCSRRRTEDARFIQGKGNYVDDLKLPGMLFGDFVRSPYAHARIKKIDVSKAAALPGVKAVLTANELKPVKLDWMPTLAGDVQAVLAGDKVLFQNQEVAFVIAEDRYIAADAVELVEVEYEDLPVLVDPFKAMDPKAPVLREDIKDKTEGAHGKRKHWNHIFTWEIGDKAGTDTALNSAEVKVKELISYQRVHPSPLETCACVASMDKVRGELTVWGTFQAPHVVRTVAALLSGITEQKIHVIAPDIGGGFGNKVGVYPGYVCAIVGSIVLGQPIKWVEDRMENLSATAFARDYHMTTELAATKDGRITGLKVHVLADHGAFDACADPSKWPAGFFNIVTGSYDIPVAHVAVDGVYTNKAPGGVAYRCSFRVTEAAYCIERAIDVLAKKLKMDPAELRLKNLIRAEQFPYKSALGWEYDSGNYHAALRKAMETVGYQKLREEQRQKREAFKRGETRELMGIGVSFFTEIVGAGPTKNCDILGIGMFDSCEIRVHPTGAVIARLGTKSQGQGHETTYGQIIATELGIPADSITVEEGNTDTAPYGLGTYGSRSTPVSGAATAMAARKIKAKAQKIAAHLLEVSENDLEWDIDGFRVKGLPERTKSMKEIAWAAYNNVPPGLEHGLEAVNYYDPPNMTYPFGAYICVCDVDADTGFTKIRRFYALDDCGTRINPMIIEGQVHGGLTEAFGIAMGQEIRYDETGNVMTASFMDYFMPTAVETPVWETDFTVTPSPHHPIGAKGVGESPNVGGVPAFSNAVNDAFAHLDIGHIQMPHDGWRTWMAAKQAGLHK, translated from the coding sequence ATGAACGAGATGTCCCCCACCCGCTCGGAGCGGGAAGCCAAGCTCGAGGGTATGGGCTGCTCGCGCCGGCGCACCGAAGACGCCCGCTTCATCCAGGGCAAGGGCAACTATGTCGACGACCTCAAGCTGCCGGGCATGCTGTTCGGCGATTTCGTGCGCTCGCCCTATGCCCATGCCAGAATCAAAAAGATCGACGTCTCCAAGGCAGCGGCGCTGCCGGGCGTGAAGGCGGTCCTGACCGCCAACGAGCTCAAACCCGTCAAGCTCGACTGGATGCCGACGCTGGCAGGCGACGTCCAGGCGGTGCTGGCCGGCGACAAGGTTCTGTTCCAGAACCAGGAGGTCGCCTTCGTCATCGCCGAGGACCGCTATATCGCGGCCGACGCGGTCGAGCTGGTCGAGGTCGAGTATGAGGACCTGCCGGTCCTGGTCGATCCCTTCAAGGCGATGGATCCGAAAGCGCCGGTCCTGCGCGAGGACATCAAGGACAAGACCGAGGGCGCCCACGGCAAGCGCAAGCATTGGAACCATATCTTCACCTGGGAGATCGGCGACAAGGCCGGTACTGACACGGCGCTGAATTCGGCCGAGGTCAAGGTCAAGGAGCTGATCTCCTATCAGCGTGTGCATCCGAGCCCGCTCGAGACCTGCGCCTGCGTCGCCTCCATGGACAAGGTGAGGGGCGAGCTCACGGTCTGGGGTACCTTCCAGGCGCCCCACGTGGTGCGCACGGTGGCGGCCCTGCTCTCGGGCATCACCGAGCAGAAGATTCATGTGATCGCCCCCGATATCGGCGGCGGCTTCGGCAACAAGGTCGGCGTCTATCCGGGCTATGTCTGCGCCATCGTCGGCTCGATCGTGCTGGGCCAGCCGATCAAGTGGGTCGAGGACCGGATGGAGAATCTGTCCGCGACCGCCTTCGCCCGCGACTATCACATGACGACCGAGCTGGCGGCGACGAAGGACGGCCGCATCACCGGCCTCAAGGTCCACGTGCTGGCGGATCACGGTGCCTTCGATGCCTGTGCCGACCCCAGCAAATGGCCGGCGGGCTTCTTCAATATCGTCACCGGCTCCTACGACATCCCGGTGGCGCATGTGGCGGTCGACGGCGTCTATACCAACAAGGCGCCGGGCGGCGTCGCCTATCGCTGCTCCTTCCGCGTGACCGAGGCGGCCTATTGCATCGAGCGCGCGATCGACGTGCTGGCGAAGAAGCTGAAGATGGATCCGGCGGAGCTGCGGCTCAAGAACCTGATCCGGGCCGAGCAGTTCCCGTACAAATCCGCGCTGGGCTGGGAATACGATTCCGGCAACTACCACGCCGCGCTGCGCAAGGCGATGGAGACGGTCGGCTACCAGAAGCTGCGCGAGGAGCAGCGCCAGAAGCGCGAGGCCTTCAAGCGCGGCGAGACCCGCGAGCTGATGGGGATCGGCGTCTCCTTCTTCACCGAGATCGTCGGTGCCGGCCCCACCAAGAACTGCGACATCCTCGGCATCGGCATGTTCGATTCCTGCGAGATCCGCGTGCATCCGACGGGGGCCGTGATCGCCAGGCTCGGCACCAAGAGTCAGGGCCAGGGGCACGAAACCACCTATGGCCAGATCATCGCGACCGAGCTCGGCATCCCGGCGGATTCGATCACGGTCGAGGAGGGCAACACCGATACGGCCCCCTATGGCCTCGGCACCTACGGCTCGCGCTCGACGCCGGTCTCCGGTGCCGCCACGGCCATGGCGGCGCGCAAGATCAAGGCCAAGGCGCAGAAGATCGCGGCCCATCTGCTGGAGGTGTCGGAGAACGATCTCGAATGGGATATCGACGGCTTCCGGGTGAAGGGCTTGCCGGAGCGGACCAAGAGCATGAAGGAGATCGCCTGGGCGGCCTACAACAACGTGCCGCCGGGCCTGGAGCATGGGCTGGAGGCGGTGAACTATTACGATCCGCCCAACATGACCTATCCCTTCGGCGCCTATATCTGCGTCTGCGATGTCGATGCCGATACCGGCTTCACCAAGATCCGTCGCTTCTACGCGCTCGACGATTGCGGCACGCGCATCAACCCGATGATCATCGAGGGCCAGGTCCATGGCGGCCTCACCGAGGCCTTCGGCATCGCGATGGGCCAGGAGATCCGCTACGACGAGACCGGCAACGTGATGACCGCCAGCTTCATGGATTATTTCATGCCGACGGCGGTCGAGACGCCAGTCTGGGAAACGGACTTCACCGTCACCCCCTCGCCGCATCATCCGATCGGCGCCAAGGGCGTGGGCGAAAGCCCGAATGTCGGCGGTGTGCCGGCCTTCTCCAACGCCGTCAACGACGCCTTCGCCCATCTCGATATCGGCCATATCCAGATGCCGCATGACGGCTGGCGCACCTGGATGGCGGCGAAGCAGGCGGGGCTGCACAAGTGA
- a CDS encoding AAA family ATPase, whose amino-acid sequence MTADRSGIAERLAGVGYIADPGLATALWLMDLLKRPLLLEGAAGVGKTEVAKALAALHRAKLIRLQCYEGLDQNAALYEWNYQRQLLAIKAREAEGEDPERVEAHIFSEPYLLERPLLQAIRQEESPVLLIDEIDRADEEFEAFLLELLADFQITVPELGTIQAKAIPRVVITSNGTRELSDALRRRCLYHHVDFPEPDREARILLARLPTIDAALALQIAQMVAAIRKEDLRKLPGVAESLDWAAALAGLGIKDLHQDPEAVHATLICLLKTNEDQRRMTREVSDRLLGRVA is encoded by the coding sequence ATGACCGCTGACCGCTCCGGGATTGCGGAGCGGCTGGCCGGGGTCGGCTATATCGCCGACCCCGGTCTCGCCACCGCGCTCTGGCTCATGGATCTGCTGAAGCGCCCGCTGCTGCTCGAGGGCGCGGCCGGCGTCGGCAAGACCGAGGTGGCCAAGGCGCTGGCGGCCCTGCACCGCGCCAAGCTGATCCGCTTGCAATGCTACGAGGGCCTGGACCAGAACGCCGCCCTTTACGAATGGAACTATCAGCGCCAGCTCCTGGCCATCAAGGCGCGCGAGGCCGAAGGCGAGGACCCCGAGCGGGTCGAAGCGCATATCTTCTCCGAGCCCTATCTTCTGGAGCGCCCGCTCCTGCAGGCGATCCGCCAGGAGGAATCGCCGGTGCTGCTGATCGACGAGATCGACCGGGCCGACGAGGAGTTCGAGGCCTTTCTGCTGGAGCTGCTGGCCGATTTCCAGATCACGGTGCCGGAGCTGGGCACGATCCAGGCCAAGGCCATTCCGCGCGTGGTGATCACCTCGAACGGCACGCGCGAGCTGTCGGACGCGCTCCGGCGGCGCTGCCTCTATCACCATGTCGATTTCCCCGAGCCCGACCGCGAGGCGCGCATCCTGCTGGCGCGGCTGCCGACCATCGATGCGGCGCTCGCCCTGCAGATCGCCCAGATGGTGGCCGCGATCCGCAAGGAGGATCTGCGCAAGCTGCCGGGCGTGGCGGAATCGCTCGACTGGGCCGCGGCGCTGGCGGGGCTCGGCATCAAGGACCTGCATCAGGACCCCGAGGCGGTCCATGCGACCCTGATCTGCCTGCTCAAGACCAACGAGGACCAGCGCCGCATGACCCGCGAGGTCAGCGATCGGCTGCTGGGCCGGGTGGCCTGA